A single window of Vibrio gazogenes DNA harbors:
- the ftsL gene encoding cell division protein FtsL — protein sequence MTQTKNSQPSPNLVRLILTDLFTVGRLALFLLFIMFVTAMGIVFTTHQARLAITAREHEMVERERLDSEWRNLLLEETALSDNSRVQDLAQKDLNMIRPDADKEVVVPLK from the coding sequence ATGACACAGACAAAAAACAGCCAACCGAGTCCGAATCTGGTTCGATTGATTTTGACCGACCTATTCACCGTGGGTCGTTTAGCGCTGTTTTTACTTTTCATTATGTTTGTTACTGCGATGGGAATCGTATTTACGACCCATCAAGCTCGGCTCGCTATCACAGCCAGAGAACATGAAATGGTTGAACGAGAGCGCTTAGATAGTGAATGGCGTAACCTATTATTGGAAGAAACTGCGCTTTCAGATAACAGCCGGGTTCAGGATCTGGCTCAGAAAGACCTGAATATGATTCGTCCCGATGCAGACAAGGAAGTGGTAGTTCCTCTGAAATGA
- the rsmH gene encoding 16S rRNA (cytosine(1402)-N(4))-methyltransferase RsmH, whose protein sequence is MTQTAFQHISVLLDESIRGLDIKPDGIYIDGTFGRGGHSRTILSKLGPQGKLYSIDRDPQAIEVARQIDDPRFTIIHGPFSAIADYAEAYGLNGKVDGVLFDLGVSSPQLDDADRGFSFLKDGPLDMRMDPTSGIPVSQWLNDADLDDITWVIREFGEDRYARRIAKAIINYRSDEENEPLLRTRQLAQLIADVVPKNYKEKKHPATRAFQAFRIYINSELEEIDYALKGALSILAPQGRLSVISFHSLEDRMVKHFMRKESKGPEVPHGLPLTDAQIQALGSARLKTIGKAIKPSEQEVAQNTRSRSSVLRIAEKLA, encoded by the coding sequence ATGACGCAAACAGCATTTCAGCACATTTCCGTCCTGTTGGATGAATCAATCCGAGGACTGGATATCAAACCGGACGGTATCTACATCGACGGCACGTTTGGTCGGGGTGGGCATTCGCGCACGATTTTGTCCAAATTAGGCCCACAAGGTAAACTCTATAGTATCGATCGTGACCCACAGGCGATTGAAGTCGCCCGACAGATCGATGATCCCCGTTTTACGATCATTCATGGTCCGTTTTCCGCAATTGCTGATTATGCCGAGGCATATGGCTTGAACGGAAAAGTCGACGGTGTTCTGTTTGATTTAGGCGTTTCTTCACCGCAGTTGGATGACGCTGACCGCGGATTTAGTTTTTTAAAAGATGGCCCGTTGGATATGCGCATGGATCCGACATCTGGTATTCCGGTTTCTCAGTGGCTGAATGACGCGGATTTAGATGATATCACTTGGGTCATTCGTGAATTTGGTGAAGATCGTTATGCCCGCAGAATTGCTAAAGCAATTATCAATTATCGCAGTGATGAAGAAAATGAACCGTTATTGCGGACTCGGCAATTGGCTCAACTGATTGCTGATGTTGTGCCGAAAAATTATAAAGAGAAGAAACATCCTGCGACGCGTGCTTTTCAGGCGTTTCGGATTTATATCAATAGTGAATTAGAAGAAATTGATTATGCGTTAAAAGGTGCATTATCGATCCTTGCGCCACAAGGTCGTTTATCCGTGATTAGCTTCCATTCGTTAGAAGATCGTATGGTAAAGCATTTTATGCGTAAAGAAAGCAAAGGGCCTGAGGTTCCTCATGGACTTCCTTTAACGGATGCTCAGATTCAGGCGTTGGGCAGTGCTCGTCTTAAGACGATTGGTAAAGCTATCAAACCTTCTGAACAAGAAGTCGCACAGAATACCCGCTCCAGAAGTTCAGTGCTCCGGATTGCGGAAAAGCTGGCATGA